The genomic interval GTGCCCCGACACTACAGTCCGTACCCGCGCTCAATCGGCGTACGCGCGGTTTCGGCGAGCCAGCAGGAGTGCGGCGATCAACGCGGCAAGGACCGAGGCGACCAGTACGGCGGCCTTGGCGCGCTCGACCTGGGCCGCATCCGATCCGAAGGCGAGCTGCGCGATCAGCAGCGCGACCGTGAAGCCGATGCCGGCCAGCACGGACACCGCGGCGACGTCTCGCCAGGCCAGGTCGGAGTTCAGCTCGGCTCGCGTGAAACGGGCGGTCAGCCAGGATCCGCCGAACACCCCGATGGACTTGCCGACCAGCAACCCGGCGACCACGCCGATCGCGACCGGGTCGGTGAGCATCTGCCGTACGGCGGTCCCGCTCAGCGTCACGCCGGCGGCGAACAGCGCGAACACCGGTACGGCGACGCCCGCCGACCACGGCCGCAGCCGGTGCTCGATCCGCTCCGCCGGCGCGTGCTCCTCGCCGGGATCCGCGACGACGCGGGTGACGAGCCCGAGCGCGACGCCGGCGATCGTCGCGTGGATCCCGGACTCGTGCATGAACCACCAGGTCGCGAGCGCGATCGGGATGTACAGGAACGGCGTACGCACGCGCCGCCGCTGCAGGACGTACCAGAGCGCGATCAGGGCGACCGCGGCGAGCAGCCACAGCAGGTGGAATCCGTGCGAGAAGAAGACCGCGATCACGAGGATCGCGCCGAAGTCGTCCACCACCGCCAGCGTGAGCAGGAACGCCCGCAGAGCACTCGGCAGCGACGACCCGACGATCGCCAGCACGGCCAGCGCGAACGCGATGTCGGTCGCTGTCGGCACCGCCCAGCCATGCGGTTTGCCATCGTGCGTGGCCAGGTTCGTGATCAGGTAGATGATTGCCGGGAGCACCATTCCGGCAATGGCCGCGGCTACCGGCACGACGGCCTCGTTGAGCTTCGACAGCGTGCCGACCACCAGCTCGCGCTTCAGCTCGACACCGGCCAGGTAGAAGAACAAGGCCAGCGCTCCGTCGGACGCCCAGGCCTCGACCGTCAGTGGGCCGAGCTGGGCCTCGCGCAGGTGGTGGTACGCGTCCTGCCACGGTGAGTTCGCCCAGACCAGCGCGACGACAGTAGCCGCGAGCAACAACAGGCCGCCGGTCGTCTCAGCCCGCAGCGTGTCGGCGAGGAACGCGCGTTCGCGCCCGAGGATGCGGGGGAACGCGCGCTTCTTCTGCCGGATCCGCGGGTGCTGGCTCATATCGGCCCTTCATTTCGGGGTCGGTCGGACGGACGCCGACCAGACTTCCCGGCACACCCAGTGACCGATTCTACCTGGTGATCTCGCTGGCGAGGCCTTCGAAATCGGGGACGACGAGGTCCGGCGCGAGGAACGACTTCGGGTACGGCGTGTTGCGCCGGTCGACGTAGAAGCCGTTGAGGCCGGCCCGGCGGGCGCCGTCGATGTCCCACGGGTGGACCGCGGCGAGCGCCATCCGTTCCACCGGCACTCCGCAGACCTCCGCGGCGTACCGGTAGGCGTCGGGATGCGGCTTCCAGCGCTGTGGCGTCGATACGTCGAGGCGGTTCTCGAGGAACGGCATGATCCCGCCCTTGGCGAAGACCTCGGCGGACATCGCCGCCGACCCGTTGGTCAGGGTGACGATGCGGATGCCCGCCTCGTGGATCCGGCGTAGTCCTGGCTCGACGTCGGGGTGCAGCGGCAGGCGGGTGAACCCGGACAGCACGCTCGCGACCGTCTCGTCGTTCGGCTCGATGCCCGCTGCGACGAGCTGTGCTTCCAGGAGTTCGGCGGCGAGCTCGCGGAAGCCGGCGTACGCGCCGACCGCGGTCAGTGCGAACCCGTCGCGCAGCGTCGCCGCGAACCACGCGTCGAGGCTGTGCCGGGGCAGGCCGACGGCCTCGAACCCGTCCCGCAGCGGCTCCATGTCCGTCAGGGTCTCGTTGACGTCGAGCACCAGTACGTCGATCATCAGGACTCCTCGCATCTTGGATCGGTCGTTCCAAGATATGATGCCGGGTATGCCGGATGTCAAACATTTCGACGAGGCGGAAGCGCTGGCCACGGTCGAGCAGCTGTTCTGGCGCCGCGGGAGCGCGGCGACCGCGATCCAGGACGTGGTCGCGGCGACCGGGCTGAGCCGATCGAGTCTGTACAACGCGTTCGGCGGCAAGGACGAGCTGTACACGGCGGCGGCCCGTCGGTACCTCGAGCACCGGTCGCGGCCGATGTTCGACCAGCTGGCCGCGGACGGGCGCGGGATGGAAGCGGTTCGGGCGTTCTTCGACCGGCTGCTGCGGTTGCGGCTGTCGGGGGAGTACGCCGGCTGGGGCTGCATGATGGCGAACGCGAACGCCGAGAACCCGCCGGACGCCGTACGGGCGGTGCTGTCCGAGCATCACGCCGTACTGCGTGACGCGCTGGCCGCCGCGCTGAAGGTTGCTCAGAGCAACGGAGAGTTACGGTCCGGGATCGAGGCCGAGGGCGCGGCGGAGCTGCTGACGCTGCTCGCCTACGCGGTGAATCTGCGGTCGCGGTCGGGCGCGACCCGGGCGCAGTTGAAGTCCGCGGTCACCGCCGCGCTGGCGGCACTCGCTAGCTGATCCAGCCTCGCGGATCCGGTCCCTTCGGGACGATGCCGGTCGGGTTGATGCTGGTGTGCGTGACGTAGTAGTGCCGCTTGATCTGGTCGAAGTCGACCGTCTCTCCGAAGCCCGGCAGCTGGTAGAGGCGACGCGCGTACGCCCACAGGTTGGGGAACTCGGTCAGCTTCTGCCGGTTGCACTTGAAGTGACCGTGGTACACCGCGTCGAAGCGGACGAGCGTGGTGAACAACCGGACATCCACCTCGCGGAGCGTGTCACCGAGCAGGTACTCACGGTCCTGGAGCCGTGCCTCGAGCACGTCGAGACGAGCGAACAGGGCGTCGTACGCCGCCTCGTACGCCTCCTGGCTGGTCGCGAAGCCGCAGCGATAGACGCCGTTGTTCACATCGCGGTAGATCTCGTCGATCAGGACATCCATCTCGGCGCGATCCGGCGGGACCAGCTGCGGAGCTCCGGGCTTGTGGAAGTCGGTCCACTCCGTGGACAGGTCGAGCGTGATCTGCGGGTAGTCGTTCGTCACCACGTCGCCCGTCAACGTGTCGACGATCGCGGGCACCGTCACGCGGCCGTCGTACGCCGGGTCGGTGCGCAGGTACGCCTCGGAGAGGAACTTGATGCCGAGCACCGGGTCCGTGTCGTCGGCGTCGAGCGTGAACCGCCAGCCGCGCTCGTCGCGGATCGGGTCGACGATCGCCAGGCTGATCGCGTCCTCCAGACCGAGCAGCCGGCGGACGATGACCGAGCGGTGCGCCCACGGACACGCCAGGCTCACGACCAGCCTGTACCGCCCCGGCTCGACCGGCCAGCGACCGTGGTCGTCCGGGCCCTCGCCGGGCGCCGACGCGGAGTCCCGCGAGATCCGGCCGGTGAATCTGTTGCCCTGCCGCTTCCACTCGCCGGTCGACGACGTCTCCTGCACGAACTGTCCCGGGGCCATAACGATAAAACTACCCCGCTGGGAATTGGCTGAGCCTGTGGATCGTCACTGGCCGTGAGGCGGCACTGGACGTTACAGTCGGGCTGACAAGGTCGTTCGGGACAACGTGGTCGCGGGCGCCTTGCGCGGTACGAAACACCGCGGCCCGCGTTCCCCGGCAACCGGTTTGCCGGGCAGATTCCCAGGGATACTTGACCTCATGGCCCGCCCACGGAACAACCCCGGCGATCTCGCCGAGCTCCCTACCGAGCTGCGGACCGATCGTCCGAAGGGTGACCAGATTCGCGAGATTCTGGAGAACCTCACCCGCTCGCTGGCCGTCGGCACCGTGCTGCCGTCCGAACGCGTCCTCGCCGAGCGCTTCGGCGTGGCCCGGATGACGGTGCGCCAGGAAGTGGACCGGGTCGTGGCCGAGGGCCTGGCCAACCGCCGCCCCGGCGGCGGCACCTTCGTCTCCGAGCCGCGCCCGTCGCGGATGCTCGCCTCGTCCTTCACCCAGGACATGATCAACCGCGGCATCAAGCCCGGCGCCAAGGTCCTCGAACACCGGGTCGGCGCCGCCGACGAGGACCTCGCCCGCGAGCTCGAAGAGCCGATCGGCACCCCCGTCCTGCACCTCGTCCGCCTCCGCACCGCCGACGGCGACCCGATGGCGATCGAGCGCACCGCCCTCTCCCTGCAGCGCTACCCGCGCCTCGACGAGATCGACTTCGCCGAGAAGTCTCTCTACACCGAGCTCTCCACCCGGTACGGCGTCACGCTCGGCATGGTCTCCGCCTCCATCGTCGCCGCCCCACCCGTGCCCGGCGACGCCGAACTCCTGGAGATCGACAACTCCACCCCCTGCCTCATCATCACCTCAGCCCCCCGCACCGCCACCGACCAGGTGATCGAATTCGGCCGCTCCATCTACCGCTCGGACCGCTACGACATCACCGTCGCCTACCGCGCCACCTGACAGCCCAACCGTGCCGCCGGGCCGTGCTCGAGGTAGGTGTTGACCTCGTCGAGGATCAGGTTGAGCGGCTTGGTTGCGTCGACCTGTAGGTAGCCCTCCGCCGGGCGCTTGGTCCGTTGGATCCAGGTTCGGAAGAGTTGTTCGCCGTCGGTGTCTGCGTCGCCGAGGTCGGCCGCGTGCAGGCCGACGGCTCGGCGTTGGCTTCGCATCGGGGCTCGGGTTCTGAGGCGGTTGTCGATCAGCGTGAGATCGTCCGTCCAGGATTCGACGTACTTGTAGGCGATCCCGCGCTCACCCGCGATCTCCAGACCCGTCGTGAGGATCTGGTCGTACCCGCACGGGCTGTCGATCACCACGCTGGTGCCCTGGTCCAAGAGGCTCCGGGTCAACGCGTAGACGGCTGAGTACGCCGCCGGACCGCTGCCCTCGACCGTCACACCTCCGTCGAGAACCGCGCTCCGAATGACGTCCAGGTCCACGACGATCGCGCCGTACCGCGAGCCGACGTGGTGCGCGATCGTGGACTTTCCGGCGCCCGGAACGCCGGACATTTGCAGGAGGAACTGCTTCATGGACTGCTAGACGTTCAGACTGCGGAGAACGTTCGGAGTCTCGCCGCGGGCGGTGAGTCTGGTGACGATCTCGACCGTGAGGGCCTGCACGAGCATCGCCCCGACCATCGTCGACGTCGCGCCGGTCCGTTCGGGGCTGCCGTCGACGTCGATCAGGGCGTCACCCGGTACGCCGCAGTTGTCGATCACCACGTCCGCGGTCTCGAACAGCCGCTGACCACCGGGGGCCCGCGACGATGTCGACGTACTGTGCGCCATCGACGTCAGCGCGATCACCTGCGCACCCCGTTCGCGTGCACCGAGAGCGAACTCGACGGGTACGGCGTTCCGCCCGGAGTTCGATGCGATCAGTACGACATCGCCGGACTCCAGCTGGTTGACCTCCAGCAGAACGGCGGCCAGGCCGGGGAGGCGTTCGAGCAGCGAGCTCTTCTGCAGGCCCTCGTGCAGCATCAATCCGGGCTCGAGGATCGCGCGTACGTCGGCCAGTCCGCCGGCGCGCCCGTACAGCTCCTCGGCCAGCGTGTGACTGTGCCCGGTGCCGAACACCCAGAACTGCTTCCCGCCGGTGAGCGCGTCCGCGACCAGGCCCGCCGCAACCCGGATCGCCCCGAGTTGCGTCTCGGCAGCCTGGTGCGCGATCGCCAACGCCTTCCCCAAGTACTCCTCAGCCCCAGCCATGCGCCGAACCTATCGTTCGCGCTCCGCGGCCCGCGAGCACCCTGACTAGACCACTACGCCGATCGCGGTGCGATGGTGGGCCGGGTGGTCCACTTCGTCGACGAGCGCGACCGCGAGTTCGGCGTACGAGATCAACTCACCGGCGTCCGCCGGCGCGACGCGGTACCGGTCCTTGCGGGAAGGATCGGCGTGGTCGAAGTCTCCGGCCGGAGCGATCGATACCCAGTCGAGGGGCGATGCCGCGAACACGTCCAGCGCCGCCTGATGCGCAAGGAAGAACGATCGGTACTCCGTTGAGTATCCGTCCGTGTCCATCAGCAACGTCCCGTCGGCCGTCGGCAGGATCGACGCCAGCCCGACCCAGACGAGTCGATGCACGCCGGCCTTCTCGAGCCCTTCGACCAAGGCGCGCGCCGCCGCCGGAAAGAACACCGCCGGGTCGCTCCCGCCGTCGTACACCGCCGCGATCACCGCGTCCTGCCCCGCCGCGAGCTCCGCGACACGCCCCGCGTCGGTCACATCCCCGACGGTCAGCGAGGTCCCGCCCGCCGTACGCGCGACACCAACCACCTCATGACCTCTGCCCACGGCCTCCTCGACAGCCGCCGTACCGGCTCGTCCCCGCGCGCCGATCACCAGAATCTTGCTCACCGCAACCTCCTTGGAATGGGTACGGCGAAGGTAGGCGGGAGCGTGGTTACCGATTGGATACCTTGGTAGCTATGGAGGCGCTCCGAGCGGATATGTTCGAAGAGATCTGCCCGTCGACCCTGCTGCCGTTCAAGGTCGGCGGCGACAAGTGGGCGGGGATGGTGCTGCGCTGCCTGGAGAACGGCCCCCGGCGGTACTCCGAACTGCGCGTGCCGCTGGCCCGGATCAGTCCGAAGATGCTGACCCGGTCCCTGCGGTCGCTCGAGCGCGACGGATTCGTCCGGCGGACGGAGTACGCCGACCCGGCGCGGCGCGTCACGTACGAGCTGACCGGCCTCGGGCGGAGCCTGCTCGGACCGCTGCGGGCGTTCTGTGACTGGGCCGAGGACCACTGGGACGAGCTGCTGGACGCGCGCGAATCGTAGGTTGCGCCAACGCTGAGGTCACCGGCGAAGAACCTGTCAGCGCTTACACTGCCACCGTGGACGAGCAGACTCCGACTGCCCTGACTCAGTTGCCGAGCTGGCTGCTGACCCAGAGCGCAGCGCAGGCGAGCCGGATCGTGACCGAGTCGTTCGGCGCCGTCGGGGCGCGGACGTACCATTTCCGGCTGCTGGCGACGCTGGTCGAGTTCGGGCCGGCCAGTCAGGCCGCTCTCGGCCGGCACAGCTCGATCGACCGCAGCGACGTGGTTGCCGCGCTCAACGAACTGGAGGCGGACGGGTACGTCGAACGCAGCCCCGACCCGGCCGATGCCCGCCGCAACATCATCACGATCACTACGGCCGGCAAGCGGCAGTACAAGCGGCTGACGAATCTGGCCGGCAAGGTGCAGGAAGAGATCTTCGCGCCGCTGTCAGCCACCGACCGGGCCCGCCTGACGACGATCCTCGCCAAGCTCCGGACCTACCACCAGGGGCAGTAGGCCCTACCCGTTCGGCAGCTGGGCGCGAGCGGCCCGCTGAGTACGCCGCACGCGCAGCTCACGGGCGTGAACCCGCCGCCGAGCGGCCCGGGAGATCTTCCGGCCTTCATCGGCGACCGGACTCGGTGTCTGGGAGCTCGTCTGCATCGGGTTCACGTAAGGTCCGATGCACAGTCCGCCCGATCGGTTCCGTCGTACGGCAGATTGACCCGCACACCCACCGCGGCCGATCACAGCCTGACCGCCAGGCCCGGAATCCGTCCTGTTCGGCGCAGATTCGAAACGACTCGGCGATACCCCGGTTCCGTGGCAGGGTGAGCGTTGGTAGAAAGGTAGTCGGGCGCTCCAGCGCGCCGAAGCCAGCGATGAGGAGTCGTCGACGTGACGAATGCAGAGTCACCCAAGCCCGAGGCCCAGTCCGAGGCGCTGTCGAACCTGATGCACGAGGAGCGCAGGTTCGAGCCGCCCGCCGAGCTCGCCGCGAACGCGAACCTCAAGGCCGACGCGTACGACCGGGCCGCCGCGGACCTCGAGGGGTTCTGGGCCGAGCAGGCCAAGCGGCTGACCTGGGCCACCGAGCCGACCGAGACGCTGGACTGGAGCAACCCGCCGTTCGCCAAGTGGTACGCCGACGGCAAGCTGAACGCGGCGTACAACTGCGTCGACCGCCACGTCGAGAACGGTCTCGGCGACAAGATCGCGTACTACTTCGAGGGTGAGCCCGGCGACACCCGCGAGATCACCTACGCGCAGCTGAAGGACCAGGTCAGCCAGGCGGCCAACGCCCTGCTCGAGCTGAACGTGCAGCCCGGTGACATCGTCGCGATCTACATGCCGATGATTCCCGAGACCGTGGTCGCGATGCTCGCCTGCGCCCGGATCGGCGCCCCGCACACGGTCATCTTCGGGGGCTTCTCGTCCGAGGCGCTGAAGGACCGGATCCTGGACTGCGACGCCCGCGTCGTGATCACCTCGGACGGCGGCTACCGTCGCGGCTCGGCCGCGGCGCTGAAGCCGGCCGTGGACGCCGCACTGGTGGACTGCCCGGACGTGCGCAACGTGCTCGTCGTGAAGCGCACCGGCCAGGAGACCGCCATGGCCGACGGCCGCGACCTCTGGTGGGAGGACTTCGTCGGCAAGCAGTCCGTGGACCACACGCCGGAAGCGTTCGACGCCGAGCACCCGCTGTACGTGATGTACACGTCGGGCAGCACGGGCAAGCCGAAGGGCATCCTGCACACGACAGGCGGGTACCTGGTCGGCACGTCGTACACGCAGTGGGGTGTGTTCGACCTCAAGCCGGAGACCGACGTCTACTGGACCGCGGCCGACATCGGCTGGGTCACCGGGCACAGCTACATCGTGTACGGCGCTCTCGCGAACGCGACCACCTCCGTGCTGTACGAAGGCACCCCGGACACCCCGCACCAGGGTCGCTGGTGGGAGATCGTGCAGAAGTACAAGGTCTCGATCCTGTACTGCGCTCCGACCGCGATCCGCACGTTCATGAAGTGGGGCGCGGACGTCCCGGCGAAGTTCGACCTGTCGTCGCTGCGGGTCATCGGGTCGGTCGGCGAGCCGATCAACCCCGAGGCGTACGTCTGGTACCGCGAGCACATCGGCGGGAACAAGGCACCGGTCGTCGACACCTGGTGGCAGACCGAGACCGGCATGCACATGATCTCGCCGCTGCCGGGCGTGACCGCGGGGAAGCCCGGCGCCGCGATGAGGGCGATTCCGGGTGTGAACGTCGACGTCGTCGACGACGCGGGCAACCCGGTGCCGAACGGGTCGGGCGGCTACCTGGTCATCACCAAGCCGTGGCCGTCGATGCTGCGGACGCTGTGGGGCGACGACCAGCGGTTCATCGACACGTACTGGTCGCGCTGGCCGGGCGTGTACTTCGCCGGTGACGGCGCGAAGAAGGACGAGGACGGCGACCTGTGGCTGCTCGGCCGGGTCGACGACGTGATGAACGTGTCCGGCCACCGGCTGTCGACGACCGAGATCGAGTCCGCTCTCGTCTCGCACCCGAAGGTCGCCGAGGCCGCTGTCGTCGGCGCTTCGGATCCGACCACCGGTCAGGCGATCGCGGCGTTCGTGATCCTGCGCTCCGAGGCGGGTGACGGTGGCCCTGACGTGGTTCAGGAACTCCGCAACCACGTCGCCAAGGAGATCGGCCCGATCGCCAAGCCGCGCCAGATCATGGTCGTCTCGGAACTCCCCAAGACCCGCTCCGGCAAGATCATGCGCCGCCTGCTCCGCGACGTCGCCGAAAACCGCGAGGTAGGCGACGTCACCACCCTCGCCGACTCCACCGTCATGGACCTCATCAAAACCAACCTGGCCGCCGGCAAGTCCGACGAGGACTGAGTACCCGAACCACCCAGCGCAGGCCCCCGGGACTGATCCCGGGGGCCTGTCGTCTTCCCGCCATCGAGTCGTGGATCCGGGTCCGCGAGACCGACCGCAATCCACGACTCGGCAAACCCGCCGGCCACCATCTCCCACGACTCGGCGGCGCGGGTGTCAGCTGTTCGCGTCGAGGAAGGACGGGAGGGACTCGAGCGCCGCGACGACGGTGGGCGGGAACGGGTGTTGCGGGCCGATGGGGCCTTCCGCTGCGCCTCGGAGGTAGTGGTTGATGAATTGTTGGGTGGTGTGAAGGACTGTGGCGCATTGGGCTGCGGTGAGCTTGCCGGCTCGGAGGGCGTCGGCGAGTTCGTCCAGGTCCAGGATCTGGTAGCGATCCACGGCGGGCGGGATCAGGAAGTCGACGTACATGTCGTGGACGACGAGGCCGGCGTCGGTGCGTTCGATCTCCACGAGGTCGACGTACCACCAACCTTCGACCGGACCCTCGAACACCGCGGGCTTGGTCAGCTGGATCCCCTCGCCGAGCAGCAGGTAACTGCGATCGACGGTCGGGCGGCCAGCCACCTGGTACTCGGGCAGGATCTGGACGTCATAGGCGACGACGTCATCGATCCGTTGCCCGGGACACCACTGGCCGCTCCGATGAAACACTCGCACGTTCTCCACGGCATTCACCGTAAGGCCGGAAGACCCCGCGCGGTTGGTCGGGCATGGACGTCAGACCTGACCGGCCTTCTCCAGGGCGGAGCAGCAGGTGTTCACCAGCAGACGCGTCACGTTGTACGGGTCGATGTTGGCGTTCGGGCGGCGGTCCTCGATGTACCCCTTCTTGTCGACCTCGACCTGCCACGGGATCCGGACCGAGGCGCTGCGGTCGGACACGCCGTAGCTGTAGACATCGTGCGGGGCAGTCTCGTGCGCGCCGGTCAGACGCTCCTCGATGCCGTGTCCGTACCCCGCGATGTGCTCGTCGACCTTGCCCGGGGCGCCGAGCGCCTCGCAGGCGGTGAGGATTGCGTCGTACCCCTCACGCATCGCCTTGGTCGAGAAGTTCGTGTGTGCGCCGGCGCCGTTCCAATCACCCTTGGCAGGCTTGGCGTCCAGCGTCGCGGCCACGTCGTACTCCTCGGCGATGCGGTACAACAGCCAGCGGGCGATCCACAGGTGGTCGGCCACTTCGACCGGACCCGCGGGTCCGATCTGGAACTCCCACTGGCCGGGCATGACCTCGGCGTTGATGCCGGAGATCGCCAGCCCTGCCTCGATACACGCATCCAGGTGCTTCTCGACGATCTCGCGGCCGAAGACCTCGTCGGCGCCGACGCCGCAGTAGTACGGTCCCTGTGGCGCGGGGAAGCCCATGCCCGGGAAGCCGAGCGGCCGGCCCTCCTGGAAGAACGTGTACTCCTGCTCGATACCGAACCAGGAGTCCTGCTCGGCGTACGTCTCGGCGACCGGAAGAAGCTCGGCTCGATGATTCGTCGGGTGCGGGGTGCCGTTCACGAGGTAGACCTCGCACAACACCAGCTGATGGTCTCCGCCGCGGATCGGGTCCGGGCAGCAGAAGACCGGCTTGAGCACGCAGTCGGAGTTGTCACCCGGCGCCTGGTTCGTGCTCGAGCCGTCGAAACCCCAGTCCGGCGGCGTGGCGCCGTCCGCGAGGACCCTCGTCTTCGATCGCAGTCGCGCGCTGGGCTCGGTCCCGTCGATCCAGATGTACTCGGCCTTGTAACTCACGTCGGTCCTCTCGTCACAGCCGACGTGTTGGCGATCCGGCCGGCCTGGTTCGACAGTGCCAAGCGGCAATTTCGTCCCTGTTGCTTCGATGTGACCGGCGTGTTAACCGGGAGGTGACGTCGACAACTAGTGTCGAGGGATGACTGTGCTTCTGGCGATCATTCATGCCGGCCTTGCCGCGGCCTGGGTGGGCGGGATGGCGTACTCGTTGTTCGTGGTGCAGCCGAAGCTCAAGCGGTACTTCGGGAACGATCAGGGCGGCCGTGAGCAGCTCACCGCGGTGATTGCCTCGGGCAACCGGTGGAAGGTGGTCGGGCTGGTCGGGGCGATC from Kribbella sp. NBC_00709 carries:
- a CDS encoding SIS domain-containing protein is translated as MAGAEEYLGKALAIAHQAAETQLGAIRVAAGLVADALTGGKQFWVFGTGHSHTLAEELYGRAGGLADVRAILEPGLMLHEGLQKSSLLERLPGLAAVLLEVNQLESGDVVLIASNSGRNAVPVEFALGARERGAQVIALTSMAHSTSTSSRAPGGQRLFETADVVIDNCGVPGDALIDVDGSPERTGATSTMVGAMLVQALTVEIVTRLTARGETPNVLRSLNV
- a CDS encoding winged helix-turn-helix transcriptional regulator, which gives rise to MEALRADMFEEICPSTLLPFKVGGDKWAGMVLRCLENGPRRYSELRVPLARISPKMLTRSLRSLERDGFVRRTEYADPARRVTYELTGLGRSLLGPLRAFCDWAEDHWDELLDARES
- a CDS encoding NAD(P)-dependent oxidoreductase, whose amino-acid sequence is MSKILVIGARGRAGTAAVEEAVGRGHEVVGVARTAGGTSLTVGDVTDAGRVAELAAGQDAVIAAVYDGGSDPAVFFPAAARALVEGLEKAGVHRLVWVGLASILPTADGTLLMDTDGYSTEYRSFFLAHQAALDVFAASPLDWVSIAPAGDFDHADPSRKDRYRVAPADAGELISYAELAVALVDEVDHPAHHRTAIGVVV
- a CDS encoding TetR/AcrR family transcriptional regulator codes for the protein MPDVKHFDEAEALATVEQLFWRRGSAATAIQDVVAATGLSRSSLYNAFGGKDELYTAAARRYLEHRSRPMFDQLAADGRGMEAVRAFFDRLLRLRLSGEYAGWGCMMANANAENPPDAVRAVLSEHHAVLRDALAAALKVAQSNGELRSGIEAEGAAELLTLLAYAVNLRSRSGATRAQLKSAVTAALAALAS
- a CDS encoding haloacid dehalogenase type II translates to MIDVLVLDVNETLTDMEPLRDGFEAVGLPRHSLDAWFAATLRDGFALTAVGAYAGFRELAAELLEAQLVAAGIEPNDETVASVLSGFTRLPLHPDVEPGLRRIHEAGIRIVTLTNGSAAMSAEVFAKGGIMPFLENRLDVSTPQRWKPHPDAYRYAAEVCGVPVERMALAAVHPWDIDGARRAGLNGFYVDRRNTPYPKSFLAPDLVVPDFEGLASEITR
- a CDS encoding AAA family ATPase, which encodes MKQFLLQMSGVPGAGKSTIAHHVGSRYGAIVVDLDVIRSAVLDGGVTVEGSGPAAYSAVYALTRSLLDQGTSVVIDSPCGYDQILTTGLEIAGERGIAYKYVESWTDDLTLIDNRLRTRAPMRSQRRAVGLHAADLGDADTDGEQLFRTWIQRTKRPAEGYLQVDATKPLNLILDEVNTYLEHGPAARLGCQVAR
- the acs gene encoding acetate--CoA ligase, translating into MHEERRFEPPAELAANANLKADAYDRAAADLEGFWAEQAKRLTWATEPTETLDWSNPPFAKWYADGKLNAAYNCVDRHVENGLGDKIAYYFEGEPGDTREITYAQLKDQVSQAANALLELNVQPGDIVAIYMPMIPETVVAMLACARIGAPHTVIFGGFSSEALKDRILDCDARVVITSDGGYRRGSAAALKPAVDAALVDCPDVRNVLVVKRTGQETAMADGRDLWWEDFVGKQSVDHTPEAFDAEHPLYVMYTSGSTGKPKGILHTTGGYLVGTSYTQWGVFDLKPETDVYWTAADIGWVTGHSYIVYGALANATTSVLYEGTPDTPHQGRWWEIVQKYKVSILYCAPTAIRTFMKWGADVPAKFDLSSLRVIGSVGEPINPEAYVWYREHIGGNKAPVVDTWWQTETGMHMISPLPGVTAGKPGAAMRAIPGVNVDVVDDAGNPVPNGSGGYLVITKPWPSMLRTLWGDDQRFIDTYWSRWPGVYFAGDGAKKDEDGDLWLLGRVDDVMNVSGHRLSTTEIESALVSHPKVAEAAVVGASDPTTGQAIAAFVILRSEAGDGGPDVVQELRNHVAKEIGPIAKPRQIMVVSELPKTRSGKIMRRLLRDVAENREVGDVTTLADSTVMDLIKTNLAAGKSDED
- a CDS encoding MarR family winged helix-turn-helix transcriptional regulator, with the translated sequence MDEQTPTALTQLPSWLLTQSAAQASRIVTESFGAVGARTYHFRLLATLVEFGPASQAALGRHSSIDRSDVVAALNELEADGYVERSPDPADARRNIITITTAGKRQYKRLTNLAGKVQEEIFAPLSATDRARLTTILAKLRTYHQGQ
- the glnII gene encoding glutamine synthetase GlnII, producing MSYKAEYIWIDGTEPSARLRSKTRVLADGATPPDWGFDGSSTNQAPGDNSDCVLKPVFCCPDPIRGGDHQLVLCEVYLVNGTPHPTNHRAELLPVAETYAEQDSWFGIEQEYTFFQEGRPLGFPGMGFPAPQGPYYCGVGADEVFGREIVEKHLDACIEAGLAISGINAEVMPGQWEFQIGPAGPVEVADHLWIARWLLYRIAEEYDVAATLDAKPAKGDWNGAGAHTNFSTKAMREGYDAILTACEALGAPGKVDEHIAGYGHGIEERLTGAHETAPHDVYSYGVSDRSASVRIPWQVEVDKKGYIEDRRPNANIDPYNVTRLLVNTCCSALEKAGQV
- a CDS encoding GntR family transcriptional regulator, giving the protein MARPRNNPGDLAELPTELRTDRPKGDQIREILENLTRSLAVGTVLPSERVLAERFGVARMTVRQEVDRVVAEGLANRRPGGGTFVSEPRPSRMLASSFTQDMINRGIKPGAKVLEHRVGAADEDLARELEEPIGTPVLHLVRLRTADGDPMAIERTALSLQRYPRLDEIDFAEKSLYTELSTRYGVTLGMVSASIVAAPPVPGDAELLEIDNSTPCLIITSAPRTATDQVIEFGRSIYRSDRYDITVAYRAT
- a CDS encoding glutathione S-transferase family protein, with product MAPGQFVQETSSTGEWKRQGNRFTGRISRDSASAPGEGPDDHGRWPVEPGRYRLVVSLACPWAHRSVIVRRLLGLEDAISLAIVDPIRDERGWRFTLDADDTDPVLGIKFLSEAYLRTDPAYDGRVTVPAIVDTLTGDVVTNDYPQITLDLSTEWTDFHKPGAPQLVPPDRAEMDVLIDEIYRDVNNGVYRCGFATSQEAYEAAYDALFARLDVLEARLQDREYLLGDTLREVDVRLFTTLVRFDAVYHGHFKCNRQKLTEFPNLWAYARRLYQLPGFGETVDFDQIKRHYYVTHTSINPTGIVPKGPDPRGWIS
- the nhaA gene encoding Na+/H+ antiporter NhaA gives rise to the protein MSQHPRIRQKKRAFPRILGRERAFLADTLRAETTGGLLLLAATVVALVWANSPWQDAYHHLREAQLGPLTVEAWASDGALALFFYLAGVELKRELVVGTLSKLNEAVVPVAAAIAGMVLPAIIYLITNLATHDGKPHGWAVPTATDIAFALAVLAIVGSSLPSALRAFLLTLAVVDDFGAILVIAVFFSHGFHLLWLLAAVALIALWYVLQRRRVRTPFLYIPIALATWWFMHESGIHATIAGVALGLVTRVVADPGEEHAPAERIEHRLRPWSAGVAVPVFALFAAGVTLSGTAVRQMLTDPVAIGVVAGLLVGKSIGVFGGSWLTARFTRAELNSDLAWRDVAAVSVLAGIGFTVALLIAQLAFGSDAAQVERAKAAVLVASVLAALIAALLLARRNRAYAD